Within Brachyhypopomus gauderio isolate BG-103 chromosome 4, BGAUD_0.2, whole genome shotgun sequence, the genomic segment AACGCAAAACTGATCTGTCCTCTAGATAAAGCGTGAACATCTGTACACAAGTTAAACTGGAATGCTTTCAACACATAATTCATACAGTTGAAGAGTGTTGTTCTCTTCTCTTTCTACGTGGCCTGTCCTGATAGAATGATGCAGGAAAGGATATGGAGTTGGGTGATAGGCAGTTGGGTGATATGCACTTGGGTGATATGCAGTTGGGTGATGTGTAGTTGGGTGATATGCAGTTGCACTCTGGCCCCTTTGGTCAAttagagtgtatatgtgtgacaCTGATGTGTCATTTGAATGGCACCAAAATCTATGAATTTGACATTTTACTCCTGACATTTTGCGACTTTTACTCCAAATCATCCGTTCTCATAATTTCGCGGTGTCAGGAAGGCAAAATTGATAACAAACGTTTCCAAATATTAATTTCCAGTGAGGAAGATGCCCTGATTAATCATTAAACATTTTGTCTAGTCACCCTCACTTAAAAATTGTTGACGAATTCGCATCTGTCAACATTAACATAAGCCTTACGTGGTTGCTATAGTGTGACGTCACGGGAAGCAATGCTTCATTACGCATGCGTGTGAGATCAGTCGCGTGATCAGACTAGTAGAGGATATAGGCCACTTCTTAAAGACATTGTGAATGAACAAAGTATTTGGTTTGCCCACTTTTGCCTAAAATGCGAACGTAGCGTTTCATTCAAAATCAGGGTTGTGTTTAGCCCATCAGAGTGACATCTCGGCAGTTCATGTAGTGCTACTCTTGGTTTTGTGCCAAGGGACAGTAAATCTAGTCATACGTTGTCAAGTTTGGGACCCAGTGAAGTCTCGCCGCTATTGGTCATTGGCTTATCCACACTGTAAATGCAAACACCTCCCCTGTATTTACCAACTCGGCTTATTAAAGCAAGCCCCACGAGATCGGTGGGTTATCAGTAGTCGCTCACGCTTGTCAACTGTCTGTTGACTGGAAAGTGCTAGAAAAGAGAATACATACACGCAAAGGATATTCGAATAACAACAGACCTTACTATTCACGTCTTCACGTCCCCCTGACTGACCATGTATTGTCTAAAGCCTCTACGGTTGTCCAACGCTAGAATTTTACTGACAAGACAAGCCGGGAACTTGGTTAGAGCTGGAAGCAACGGTGAGTTTGTGTTTCGAAGACAGATTTTTCAGCTGCTCCGAACGAGTTCGTCATCACCTTCACAGCATCCGCGTTTTGAACAGGTGATTCCGGACAATGAAGCAGTGCGCAGGTAAAACTGTGCATACAGTCTGTGTTTAtcatttgtttcattttatatcaAAAGGGAACACTTTTCCGTCGATGTGCTTATAAATCGAATGCCTATATTAAGTGGCTAAATTAACAATTTACAAATGTCATGAGCTAATTatgacaattttttttaattgaaaaAGTGTTTCATTTTAATAGTTTCTTTATATTTTGTTAGAAATGTGTAATACATGGATTTGGCAAGAATGATGTCTTCAGTTTAATCTGCAGTGTTTTTTTTGAGTTTATtgaatttttattttgttaGGAAGGGAGTGGTGGTTTCTGGCCTGGAGGACCTGCTGTTTTACACAATAACTCAAGGAGAGAAGAAAATCTCTGTGACTCATTTCATTAATGTATGTTGTacaagaagcaatcagaacattCACATTCCAGATGTACTGGTGACTAATGACTGAATATATTCAGTATGCTCATATACATACAAATATGCAAGCACAATCAGGCAAAAGCACATAATGAGtaagtgtgtctctgtctctgtccctctgtcttgCACTGAGTGTCTAAGAACTGGAGTCATAGGCATGTATACAGCATGCTTCTGGTGCACGTGTCACCCAGAAATAGCCCCCCTGCAGTGTGATTTCACCCTGTTACCcatgctcacactcacacatatttaaatattcatAGCCCTTTTAGTAAACCCTAGTACAATTATTCTCAACAGTGTGCTTGAGTGCTTCAATGttgcattttattttctttattcatggAATATGGAGCTGAATCCGGATGAGAGCATGGGCAGTCTACGCGTGTCTGCCATCTCTCATATCACACAGCCAGCAGTAACCTGATATCTGAGTCCTATCATAAAAGTGATTTATTAATAATCAACTTTATTTTTTACAGCAGCTATCACTATCAGACATCTACCTAATATGTGGTTTtgagtgtgcgtttgtgtgtgtgcatgtaattgtgtgtgtgtgtgtgtgtgtgtgtgtgtgtgtgtgtgtgtgtgtgtgtgtgtgtgtgtgtgtgtgtgtgtgtgtgtgtgtgtgtgtgtaatcgtgtgtgtgtgtgtgtgtgtaatcgtgtgtgtgtaattgtgtgtgtgtgtgtgtgtgtgtgtttaggcacTACAGAACACAGGGTTGGTACCCTCAGACCCGCGACTGCAGGACTGTATGCAGCAGCTTGAGCAAGCAGTGCAAGAGTCTGCAGGAACAGCAATGATGGACCAGGACCTTTTCAGGAAGTCAgtgggaggggaggtggagaggaggggaggggttatGGAGGGGGGAAGGGGGTTGGTGGTTTTAAAAAGATATATTTACAGGGAACATCATTCaaatattttgacatttgtaagTAAAATCTACCTCTcactatttatataaatatctcactatttataaaaatatactattTATATCTACATTTATATAGATAATTATTTTAAGAAAAAACACACTTGACAAGACTGACGAATATAAATACAATGTACTATTTTAATTATCTGGCAATTATAGTAACAAACACTTGTCAGGATCCATAATAATGAGTTTATTAATAGTCATTAATAATTAACTATTAATAATTGATTTATTAATACTGTTATAAGATGCTAACTTATTTTGTAAATGTTTTTGTAGATGTGCTGCTAATAATATAATACTACTTACTCAAGCCTTTCAAAAGAAGTTCGTTATACCAGACTTTACGACATTTGTAGCCAATATCAACCAGCTGTACTACAATGCACAAAATCAGCAAGGTGGCCAGgtatgctacacacacacacacacacacacacatatacacacacacacgcacacacatacacacacacaaacaattacATACATAGGCTCTTTTTTTACATAGATCAATTTTCTTGttgtggctgtatgtgtgtttgtatatatgtaggTAGCAAACTACATCCCACAGCTGGCCAAATTCAGCCCTGACCTGTGGGGAGTGTCATTGTGCACAGTGGATGGTCAGAGGTGAGGAAATCTTTCAAATGTCAATCTTGCAAAACTCTCTCATTTTCACTGATCTTCTaaaaactctgtgtgtgtctctttctctcctccaggCACTCAGTAGGGGACACAAGGGTGCCGTTCTGTTTGCAGTCTTGCATAAAGCCGCTCAAGTATGCTCTGGCAATCCACGAGTCCGGAACTGAGGAAGTGCACCGATACGTAGGGAAAGAACCGAGTGGCGTCAAATTCAACAAGTTAAATCTAAACGAAGATGGTGAGAAACAGATTTTTCAATATTGGcaatttttcttttaattaactGACATTCTACCTGGTGTTTTATGAAATTTTAAGTACAGAAATTTTTACAGAAGAAATTTTATACAATCCATAATGATCACACAAACTATGTAACAGTGATGAAATATGACAGGTGTACATTTCAAAGATAACTTGGATTAAGCATGTGTACTGAACCCTTTATTTACGTTGGTCATTTTAACTTATATATTTAAGTAACTTTTAGGAAACCCTgctacaggaaaattaacataATTATACATATTCTATTCACAAAAGCAATTCACAACAATTTCCCAACAGGAAGGTCTATGACCTTCATGCCCTTTGTCTGCAGTTCCCATAatgcaggggtgcccattacgtcgatcacGATCAACCGGTCAAtagcgaaggaatgtgcgtagattgcgtgacattaaaaagtagtggatgaatcgcccatctgcactgacggttgtatttcgattgacattcacggtagccaatctgacgtctagggtttgacacatgcaatccccccccccccccccccccgctccacAAATTACGtttgccaacccccccccccccgctcaacaaatttgGTTCGCCACCTCACAACAACCCCCaacccccggtagatctttctgacttggtcatcttataagtagctcgcaagctgaaaacttgtgggcacctcTGCCATAATGCATTTTGGACCATGCCAAAATGAGTATTTCTCTTTTCAGACAAGCCTCACAACCCTATGGTTAATGCAGGAGCCATCGTCATCAGTTCTCTTATAAAGGTAAGTGTGACTAGGTATACATCAATACATCTGCAACAGATGTATCGACTGCATTTGTGTCAGCAGTTTCTTTGGTCATAACTTTTCCTGTTTGTTTACCACCTTCAGTTACTCTAGTCGATTAgagagcatggggcagaggagtgtgtatgtggctgGAGAGGGGGAAGGGGATTGTGGGAAGGGGGAGGTGAGCAGGTAGAAAGCTGTTATAATTAGTGTCATTGGGGTTTGTCAGGAGGTGTGTCATGGCAGCCAATAGGACTGATCCTCAGAGAGGGTGTGCCGTGGGACTGCAAAGCTGAGGGGGAAAAAGGTGATAATTACTGAGGTTTGTTTGAGGGTGCATTGGTTTCAAGGTTAAGTTGTTCATCGTTTAACAGTGAAGCCATGCATCGAGGAGTTTTGTTTATGTAGTTCAGAAACTGATAGTAGCCTTAATTTCACAACAAAACCAACAATACTGTGCTAGTGCCTAATGCACAATGGCCAAAAAATGGCTGTTTTGAATCAGATCTCTACTGTTACAGTCACACATGACTATTTTTAAGACCAAGACTCCTTGTGTAGACTGTGTACCTTGACCTTTTCCTAAGCTGGGTGTCTCATCCACAGTTCTTGGAAAACAAAATCTTAACTACCCAAACGTGACATTACTTGGAAATCAGATCAACAGATGGGTGTGTTCCAAgtagtcccacacacacacacacacacacatacacaccattcTAGAGCACACCACATATGTTTTAAGAACAAATAGTGACCTTCACTAACATTGATGACTGCAGTCATGCAGTCATGCAGTGCATAGGCTAGTATTACAGTAGAAATGGTATTCAAGAATTGCTGATGTGGTGACATTAGAGGTTGTGTTCCTTTTCAGAAGCACCCCAATGACAATGCAACCGTTTTCttatttctcacacacacacacacataccgaaATGCTATACGTGTGCACACTGCCACATTGTGGCAGAATATTGTATTGCGTTACAACACTCGTTCTTGATGCCAAATTGTCTTGGACATTTTctgaaaatggatgaggactcagacatgGTTAAAATTATAAATTTATTAAAAgatataaaaacattaaaaagtaCAAAAGACatatacaagacagacacaaacatgagAGTCCCATctaagcatgacaactctgagagcaagggggcagtccccctgcttatatacaatcttaaacacaattcagcagttctagcaagcaggttatcttaagcacagcatgttccaaaacataggcgcccAGCAGGCTGTTGTCTCACatatgtgtatctcctaatttggacttccctagagttagcggaaggaactgatgtatcagttgaatgcagagaaagctaaatgacccaagtataATAGACTAGTGACAACCAGTTAAAAAAGTGCTCTTACCCTTTGCACTccccctgacctgggtcacagtatacaccaggggtactcaactggcggaccgcaatctcattcctgattaactggatacggacaaaaaaaaaacccggagcatttatttcagggctattgaaaaaacactccg encodes:
- the gls2a gene encoding glutaminase kidney isoform, mitochondrial isoform X2, coding for MYCLKPLRLSNARILLTRQAGNLVRAGSNGEFVFRRQIFQLLRTSSSSPSQHPRFEQVIPDNEAVRRKGVVVSGLEDLLFYTITQGEKKISVTHFINALQNTGLVPSDPRLQDCMQQLEQAVQESAGTAMMDQDLFRKCAANNIILLTQAFQKKFVIPDFTTFVANINQLYYNAQNQQGGQVANYIPQLAKFSPDLWGVSLCTVDGQRHSVGDTRVPFCLQSCIKPLKYALAIHESGTEEVHRYVGKEPSGVKFNKLNLNEDDKPHNPMVNAGAIVISSLIKPEVMKAEKFDYMMDYLKRMAGGEYVGFSNATFQSEKETGDRNFAIGYYLKEKKCFPQGADMIAALDFYFQLCSIEVTCESASVMAATLANGGICPITGEHVLSAEAVRNTLSLMHSCGMHDFSGQFAFHVGLPAKSGVSGAVLLVVPNIMGLVCWSPPVDRVGNSVRGIHFCQELVSLFNFHNYDNLRHFAKKLDPRRQAGHDRNKAVIELMFAAYSGDVSALKRSFGSC